The nucleotide sequence TTAAATTCGactcaatcaaataaatttaaattaaaaaaaaaatagtccgACTCAGCTCATTGAGTCCGAATCCTCCGGATCGTTTTTCGCGGTCCAAAGGATGATCCCTAAATATGCATTAGTAAAAATGAATAATTCTCACCTATTTTATAAATTGAGATCATGTATTCCATCAATACATATTTAACGACCATCTcttaaatcataaaaaataatccAGAAGTCCCCttggggcggtgcgatggttaagacatagggtgttgccacatgaggtcttggggtcgaaactcgacgtGATCGAGCATaatctcccccatgtcttggccatttgcactaatgactagtagtcactcgtgatttacctcctccgtattgacctaAGGACGGATTGACAGAAATACTAAGGACAAACGAATCACCTTTTATCACATAACAAATAACAAATAATCCAGAAGATTTACCCTCCAACTGCCCTAGCAATGACTGCGCGGCCCATACACGATTCATATATAGTTTTTAAAACATTGTTAGTCTAACTTCTAAAGTTGACCCTCGACCATCGACCATTCTACCTTTCTAGAATGTTAGATCTACGAAGACCAACTCGTGGCTGTGAGCTTTTTACGGCAACGTGTCCGTTTTTGTTTCGTCAGTCCTCATACTTTGTGTTTTTTCTTTTCTGATTATATCCTTCAATTAGAAATTTAATCTCAAAATATTATAACaagattaataatatttatttatttatttatcacaaTTCCATACCATCTGCTCATTAACACTTTCTTCATCTCTTTGGTAGTTAAACGTCAACCATACCGCACCAATAATTATTGGAGGTTAAATTCCACTGCAACATATTATACCGATATACAaactaataattttaaaataaaaaattaagatcaATCAATCTGTTCTAGCACCCATCCAGTACCACACGTATCTAATTACTGGATACATTTCTCACTTATCTCCTAAATATCCACGGCTCCATTTTTAACTATGATACAAATATTATTTTAGTGATCGAGATAAAAACTTTTATGGAATCATCACCCAGATTTAACATTATCCAGtcgaattaattattttttttaattagcgGATACATTTTAGTCAGGTTGATAATGAGAGACATTTTTCTCAATTGTACCGATATTCCAAACTCACAGCATCATTAGTCTATGGTTTTTCGCCTTTTGCCACGTTTTTTTTTTGGCCAATCAATTGCCGGATACACTTCCACTTTCTCCTTCGAATAAGTAACCCAACTCCGTTCCTCTACGGCTTCACCACCACCTCCTCTCGCCGCCGCCGCCTACAGATGGCTGCCAAAGCCGGCCCATATCTGTTCTCTTTGTTCCTATTCCTCCTTATCCTTTCATTCTCCTCCACTGCGAGGTCCCAGTCGCCGTCGACCAACGAGCGGCTGCTCCTCCTCCGCATCCAACAGGACTGGGCTGACCCCTACCTtgactccacctggaacacctcCTCCTGGCCCGGCGTCGACTTCTCCGCCGACGGTTCCGTCGTCAACATCACCCTTTCCAACCCTTCCGACTCCGACCCTATGCTCTCCCGCCCTATCCCTGCCTCCCTCTGCCTCCTCCGTAATCTCACCCACCTCGACCTCAGCTACAACAACATCCCTGGCGAGTTCCCCGTCGCCCTATACAACTGTTCCTCCCTCAGCTACCTCGACCTCTCGCAGAACCTCTTCGTTGGCGTCGTCCCCACCGACGTCGACCGCCTCTCCCCTCTGCTCACCCACCTCGACCTCTCTTCCAACAACTTCTCCGGCGACGTCCCGCCATCCATCGGCCGGTTCCCGGCGCTTCGCTCGCTGATCCTCAACAGCAACCTCTTCAACGGCAGCTTCCCCAAAGAAATCGGCAATCTCTCCAATCTCGAGACCCTCTACCTCTCCTACAATTCCTTCGCGCCGATTAGGGTTCCGGCGGATTTCGGCAACCTGACCAAGCTCAGAGACCTCCGGATGGTGAGTACCAACATCGTCGGAGAGATCCCGACCTGGCTCTCCAATCTAACCGGGTTGGTTCTATTGGACTTGTCGTCGAACTCGCTCACCGGCCAAATTCCTAGCGGAATTTGGAGGATTCCCAAACTGGAGCAGTTATATTTGTTTTATAACAATCTATCCGGACCAATCGTCATCGACGGATCGATCGCCCTGGGCTTTCAAGTGATCGATGTGTCCATCAACAAAATCAATGGTTCTATCCCTGAAGAATTCGGGAACTTGCAGAACCTCTCTGATCTCTTCTTGTACTACAACCAATTCTCCGGCGAGATACCGGCCAGCATCGGCCGCCTCCCGTCTTTGAGAGATCTCCGTCTCTTCCACAACTCGTTGACCGGCGTCCTGCCTCCGGAATTGGGGAATCACTCGCCGCTGTGGAACTTCGAGGTCTGGGACAACAGGATATCCGGCGAAATCCCTGAAGGGCTGTGCAACGGCGGCGAGTTGAATTCCATCTTGCTCTACAATAACAGTATGAGCGGGCGGATCCCGCCGTCCATCAGCAAATGCTCCAAGCTCAATAATATCCAGTTGTATGGAAATCACTTCACCGGCGATGTTCCGGCCGGGCTGTGGTCGGCGGTGAATCTGACTATTGTGATCCTGCGGGATAACTCTTTCTCTGGCGAAATCCCGAGCTCGCTCCCATGGAACCTGACGAGGTTGGACATCAGCAACAACCGGTTCAGCGGCCAGATCCCGAGCTCTGCCTACAACCTCTTGGTGTTCAACGCGAGGAACAACGCCTTCTCTGGCCACCTCCCGACGAGCATGGCTGGGCTGCCGAGTCTCCAAACGCTCGCCCTCGGTGGCAACGCAATCGGCGGAAGCATCCCGGCAGATATATCGGTGCTGAGATATCTCACGGAGCTCGATCTCAGCCGCAATCAGCTCAGCGGCGAGATCCCGTCGTCGATTGGGGATCTTGTAGTGCTCAATTCACTCGATCTGTCCGTGAACCAGCTCACCGGTTCGATCCCCTCGGCGATGGGCGGCCTCAGGTTCTCCTTCCTGAACCTCTCCTCCAACAGCTTCACCGGCGAAATCCCGGCAGCGCTACAGAGTGGGGCGTACGACCGCAGCTTCCTTGCGAGCCATGGGCTCTGCGCCGCCAGTGGCGGCGTTCTTCTCAACGTGCCCGCCTGCCACCGCGGCGGCAGCGGTTCCGGCGGACTCGCCCACCGACTCCACATCCTCTTCTTTACCCTGGGCGCGGCCGTGTTACTGATGGCGGCGGTCTTCGCGGCCTTCGTCTACAGGGACCAGAAGAAGCGTAGGAGATCTGCCGGACGCTACGACGACGACGACCTCTCTCATTGGAAGCTGACCTCGTTCCAGGCGGTGGACTTCACCGAATCCAACATCCTCCGTGGCATGAAGGAGGAGAACGCGATCGGCAGTGGAGGCGCTGGGCAGGTCTACAAAGTCGCCCTGGGTAACCGCGCCGGCGAGGTCGTGGCGGTGAAGAAAATCTGGAACACCAAGAGGCTGAGCAACAAGCTCGAAAAGAGCTTCCTCGCCGAGGTGGAGATTCTCGGCTCCATTCGCCACAAGAACATCGTCAGGCTCCTCTGCTGCATCTCCAGCGCTGACTCGAAGCTGCTCGTCTACGAGTTCATGGAGAACCAGAGCCTCGACAAGTGGCTACACGGAAACCGGGGGCCCCTGGACTGGCCGCGACGGCTCGATATCGCCATCGGAGCTGCTCGAGGACTCAGCTACATGCACCATGAATGCTTGCCGCCGGTCATTCACCGCGACGTCAAGTCAAGCAACATACTTCTCGATCCCGACTTCGACGCCCGGATCGCCGACTTCGGGCTCGCTCGGCTGCTGGTTAGGCCCGGCGAGCCCGAGACGGTCTCCATCATCGCCGGTTCCTTCGGCTACATGGCCCCTGGTCAGGacaacataaaatttaaaaaaaaaacaatttcgaTTTGTTTTTCACTCTTCTAACACTCGAATTCTTGCACAGAATGTGGTTACTCGAGGCGATTGAACGAGAAAGTGGACGTGTTCAGCTTCGGCGTTGTTCTTCTCGAGCTGACGACCGGAAGAGAAGCGAACAACGACGGCGCGGAGTGCAACTTAGCGGAGTGGGCGTGGATGCAGTTCCAAGAAGGCAGGAATCTGAGCGAGGTCGTCGACCCGACGATGGGAGACGACTCGCCGTACACGGAGGACGTCACGACCGTCTTCAAGCTGGGTCTCCTCTGCACCGATACTTTACCTTCGAGACGTCCCACCATGAAGGATGTCTTGCAGATGTTGCTAGAGTGCAACCGGCCGTGGGCCGCCGGAGGAAAGGCTGACAGCATTCGAGCGCCGCACCTCCCGTCGCAGATCAAGTCCGGTAGTCAACGCAAAGAGTCAACCATTGTTGACGAAGTGGACGATGACACGATTGCGATCAAGGTTTGGGGCGAAGAGGAAGAGAGATAGCTGCAGAGGAGATTCAGAAATTGCGAGAGGAGCTTAAGAATTTAGGGTTTCAGTCCCGAAACCTACTAAAAGGGGCTACCGCACTTTCCTCAAGGTTCACAAACACTTGCAACTATTCGCAAAAGGGGCTTAAACCTTGTGTTCGTTCGTCCCAATAGGAAGTCTTGAACATAATCTGTGAAGTTTTCAGATCATCTTAACACACCACTCAACAAAAGAATAACAAACACCGTCGTACTCGAGAGACATGACATGAACTTCAAAAAGAAGTGATTGTATAGCAAAAAACGGAAATAGCAAAGAAATGATGAAACTAAAATGGGGGCTGCTGCAATGGCAATTGCAGGATTCACAAGTCTTTGCTCTTCTTGTGGCGACCACCTCCTTGTTTCTACTCTACCATATGCTTATCTCAAAAGATTAAGTTAAACCATTTCCTTCAGATTAAAATAAAACAGGGCGCAGTGCGGCGCGAGGTTCATCTTAGCTAGGTTTTAGATGCTGCTTGTTAGGACTCTCCGAGAACTAGATGCTGTGAGTGAGAAGCTGCTAGGAGAGATGCTCCGATGCCTGACCCGTCGTTAGCCAGCTTGATCACGATAGCAGTTGACGCTTCTGGCCCAAGCATCTCCTTAAGGGTGCTTTGCAAGCAGTCGCTGAATATGGTGTAGTGTTCGTAAAGCCCACCGTCCATGGCAATGGCGGTCCTTGGAAGTTTACTGACGTCCTTTGGCGGAGCATCACGCCCGATCTTCTTCAGAATGCCCACTATGCCAGCTGCAGCCAGGTGAGCCCCGCGCTTGGCAATGATGTCGCAGATTTGGACCACCACTTTTCTTGTTTTGAGAGATGTATTAGGAATCTGTAAATCAAGCAGAAACAGAAGATTATACAAGAAAATCATGACGGGTTAAGAAGTAAAGATGCCGATATTTCATGAACCGATAGATGTACCCCCAGGAGTTCTTTCAGCTTATTCCCGACCTCTCTTAGATCAGGCGAGTTATCATGGTGCATGACCGACATCGCAGGTGTCCTATAAAATACAATAGCTTAAGTATAGAAGGTAGAGGAGATTCACAGTCGAATGAAAGGTAGAGTATATTCAACTGGCCTTAACTAAAACACTGATAGAGATGAATGATCTACAAGTTAGATGATTTAAGCTATATTCACTGAGATGTTTTTCTTTGAGAATTTgcagtataaaaaaaattcatatgaTGGATTTCGTAAGAAAATCTATTCGCGTTCTAGAACGTAGCAAACCAAGTACAAATCTTAGCTATCTATAGCTAGAGTCGAGTTTTATCTCGAGAACATGTTCTGAAGTCCTAAGCAACTAAATTTAAAGAGACTAGTTTGTTGGCCAAAATCAAGCATACCTGAGTATGAATGGAGTTTCGAGTTTCGGTGGGACAGTATCTCCAAACAAGGCGGTTTCGGTAGCCAATTTTAAGAGCACTCTTCGTAAAATTTCACCCAGATACATTCCAGagattaacttttcaaaaatctgCAACCGCAAATATAATTGATTATGCAAATCCAAACAAGTTCTCCTAACGATAATGTTCAGATATGAGGCATCACCTGTTCTCCAGGATTCAAACTCTCGACATCTAATGCTCGGTCATAATCTGTTATAGGAAGATGAGATGATCTGAAATTTCCCCACTCCATGTTGATAACCTAAATGCCATAACAAGTTAAACAGACCGTGCCAACAGATATACAAATATATAATAGTCTTGTTTTCCGATATGATTAATTAGTCATAACTATATTAGAGGAGCTGATGCTTACCATTTCTCCTGATTTTGGTAGCAGACCGTGCCATTTGGGTATCGCATTGGCACGCTCGACATAGGCTGCATTTGTACCTGTGCCTAATATTACAGCAGCTACTACATCACGATCGTAATATCTCCCCCCAGCTAATGTCCCAATTGTATCATTCACCTGTAACAAAAATTACGACCAGCATTTACTAAATATCTAgctctatatatataaaagttgatTACACTAAGAATAGGCTGTGAATTGATATCTGTAAACAAATCTTCAACAACAGG is from Zingiber officinale cultivar Zhangliang chromosome 7B, Zo_v1.1, whole genome shotgun sequence and encodes:
- the LOC122004663 gene encoding receptor-like protein 52; the protein is MAAKAGPYLFSLFLFLLILSFSSTARSQSPSTNERLLLLRIQQDWADPYLDSTWNTSSWPGVDFSADGSVVNITLSNPSDSDPMLSRPIPASLCLLRNLTHLDLSYNNIPGEFPVALYNCSSLSYLDLSQNLFVGVVPTDVDRLSPLLTHLDLSSNNFSGDVPPSIGRFPALRSLILNSNLFNGSFPKEIGNLSNLETLYLSYNSFAPIRVPADFGNLTKLRDLRMVSTNIVGEIPTWLSNLTGLVLLDLSSNSLTGQIPSGIWRIPKLEQLYLFYNNLSGPIVIDGSIALGFQVIDVSINKINGSIPEEFGNLQNLSDLFLYYNQFSGEIPASIGRLPSLRDLRYPAKSLKGCATAAS
- the LOC122006827 gene encoding hexokinase-2-like, whose protein sequence is MRKVAVTTTVVCAAAACAVAVLVVRHRMRSSGRWSRVAAVIKELEDRAATPIGKLRQVADAMTVEMHAGLASEGGSKLKMLISYVDNLPTGDEAGLFYALDLGGTNFRVLRVQLGGKEKRVVKQEFEEVSIPPHLMVGGSDELFDFIASALAKFVASEGDDFHLPVDRQRELGFTFSFPVRQTSIASGTLIKWTKGFNIDSTVGEDVVAELTRAMERQGLDMRVSALVNDTIGTLAGGRYYDRDVVAAVILGTGTNAAYVERANAIPKWHGLLPKSGEMVINMEWGNFRSSHLPITDYDRALDVESLNPGEQIFEKLISGMYLGEILRRVLLKLATETALFGDTVPPKLETPFILRTPAMSVMHHDNSPDLREVGNKLKELLGIPNTSLKTRKVVVQICDIIAKRGAHLAAAGIVGILKKIGRDAPPKDVSKLPRTAIAMDGGLYEHYTIFSDCLQSTLKEMLGPEASTAIVIKLANDGSGIGASLLAASHSQHLVLGES
- the LOC122006826 gene encoding receptor-like protein kinase HSL1, producing MSGRIPPSISKCSKLNNIQLYGNHFTGDVPAGLWSAVNLTIVILRDNSFSGEIPSSLPWNLTRLDISNNRFSGQIPSSAYNLLVFNARNNAFSGHLPTSMAGLPSLQTLALGGNAIGGSIPADISVLRYLTELDLSRNQLSGEIPSSIGDLVVLNSLDLSVNQLTGSIPSAMGGLRFSFLNLSSNSFTGEIPAALQSGAYDRSFLASHGLCAASGGVLLNVPACHRGGSGSGGLAHRLHILFFTLGAAVLLMAAVFAAFVYRDQKKRRRSAGRYDDDDLSHWKLTSFQAVDFTESNILRGMKEENAIGSGGAGQVYKVALGNRAGEVVAVKKIWNTKRLSNKLEKSFLAEVEILGSIRHKNIVRLLCCISSADSKLLVYEFMENQSLDKWLHGNRGPLDWPRRLDIAIGAARGLSYMHHECLPPVIHRDVKSSNILLDPDFDARIADFGLARLLVRPGEPETVSIIAGSFGYMAPECGYSRRLNEKVDVFSFGVVLLELTTGREANNDGAECNLAEWAWMQFQEGRNLSEVVDPTMGDDSPYTEDVTTVFKLGLLCTDTLPSRRPTMKDVLQMLLECNRPWAAGGKADSIRAPHLPSQIKSGSQRKESTIVDEVDDDTIAIKVWGEEEER